One stretch of Priestia megaterium DNA includes these proteins:
- the eutS gene encoding ethanolamine utilization microcompartment protein EutS, translated as MSEEKKRFIQEFVPGKQITLSHLIANPDPDMFDKLGIQQEGALGILTLTPSETVIIAGDLATKAAHVQLGFLDRFTGSLVIVGSVSEVDMAMREINRFLSETLGYTPSIITKS; from the coding sequence ATGAGTGAAGAAAAAAAGCGTTTTATTCAAGAGTTTGTGCCTGGAAAACAAATTACATTGAGCCATTTGATTGCAAATCCAGATCCGGATATGTTTGATAAATTAGGTATACAACAAGAAGGAGCTCTAGGTATTCTAACATTGACTCCAAGCGAGACGGTTATCATTGCAGGTGATTTAGCTACAAAAGCTGCACATGTTCAATTAGGTTTTTTAGATCGTTTTACAGGAAGTCTTGTTATTGTAGGAAGCGTTTCAGAAGTAGATATGGCCATGAGAGAAATTAATCGTTTTCTCTCCGAAACATTAGGGTACACGCCTTCAATTATTACAAAATCCTAA
- the eutH gene encoding ethanolamine utilization protein EutH — translation MVIIGKIVIYIIMTCAVCGAIAAIRNSDEGLGKQFMEGLHSIGYIFIPAAGIMAATPYLSWFISTVCGPFFSAIGADPAIAATSILATDMGGYQLAHVLKESYEGWIMAMIVGFMAGATIVFSIPVGLAMLDKRDHKYMALGVMSGVLTIPIGAFISSVLIMVTNSDVRKIISTTSDSTYEFTISYLKIILNLSPLLLFVVLLAVGLYFLPDLMIKGFMWFGRIMDAGIKLVLVFSIVEIFTGLFSHLFGSWGFHPIMADKADQFRALETAGYIGIMLAGAFPMVYLLQKYAGKPLEAVGKKLGLSKEGSAGILATIANILAMFKLIRSMPPKDKVINISFAVCSAFLLGDHLSFTANFQPTLILPVIIGKFSAGVIGIGLAYWLSVPKALELERKDREAGIIGKDEYLSSAAEENEKIEEKRSKTQVM, via the coding sequence GTGGTTATCATTGGAAAAATCGTGATTTATATTATCATGACTTGTGCAGTGTGTGGGGCTATTGCTGCGATTAGAAATAGTGATGAAGGATTAGGAAAGCAATTTATGGAGGGTTTGCATTCTATCGGGTACATTTTTATACCAGCAGCTGGTATTATGGCCGCAACTCCATATCTTTCTTGGTTTATTAGTACTGTATGCGGTCCTTTTTTCTCAGCTATTGGGGCAGATCCTGCTATTGCTGCCACGTCTATCTTGGCAACGGATATGGGAGGATATCAATTAGCACACGTATTAAAGGAGTCGTACGAAGGATGGATTATGGCCATGATAGTAGGTTTTATGGCCGGAGCAACCATTGTATTCTCGATTCCAGTAGGACTGGCCATGCTTGATAAACGCGACCATAAGTATATGGCGCTGGGCGTTATGTCAGGTGTATTAACGATTCCTATTGGTGCTTTTATTTCAAGTGTTTTAATTATGGTAACCAATTCTGATGTGCGTAAAATTATTTCCACTACAAGTGATTCAACATACGAATTTACGATAAGTTATTTAAAAATTATTTTGAATTTATCTCCACTTTTATTATTTGTTGTGTTGTTAGCGGTAGGACTATATTTCTTGCCTGATTTAATGATTAAAGGGTTTATGTGGTTTGGGCGTATCATGGATGCTGGAATTAAGCTAGTTCTTGTTTTCTCCATCGTTGAAATTTTTACAGGCTTATTCTCTCATCTATTTGGAAGCTGGGGATTTCATCCGATCATGGCAGATAAAGCGGATCAATTCCGTGCGCTAGAAACAGCAGGTTATATTGGCATCATGCTTGCTGGTGCATTTCCAATGGTTTATTTGCTTCAAAAATATGCAGGAAAGCCGCTTGAAGCTGTAGGGAAAAAACTTGGATTAAGTAAAGAAGGCAGTGCAGGTATTTTAGCTACAATTGCTAATATTTTGGCGATGTTTAAGCTCATTCGCAGCATGCCTCCAAAAGACAAAGTTATTAATATTTCGTTTGCAGTTTGCTCGGCATTTTTATTAGGAGATCATTTATCCTTTACAGCCAATTTCCAGCCAACATTAATTCTCCCCGTTATTATCGGGAAGTTCTCTGCGGGTGTGATAGGCATCGGTTTAGCATATTGGCTATCTGTTCCAAAAGCCTTAGAGCTAGAAAGGAAGGACCGTGAAGCAGGTATTATTGGAAAAGACGAGTACTTAAGTTCAGCGGCTGAAGAAAACGAAAAGATAGAAGAGAAAAGAAGTAAGACACAAGTGATGTAA